TTTGTTGGTTCTTGTTACTGGGATTGTACAAAACTGCAAAGTTAGCTCTCCCACAAACGAACTGAGAAGTAGGGGAGACTCAGATTTTAAGGGTggaataaaaaagtcaaaaaagaaaattcactttGTATGTGAGCATCAAGGATTTAATTGTACTTTTGCTTTGCACTATTAGCAATATGCCACGTGAGTCGTGACTGTCGGTGGGGGGTTGGGCTTGATAGCTAGAGTGAAATTAGGGAGGTCCACCTAGCGAGTGGAGAGTTGGTGTaaaggagaaaaatattttacacatCACACATGatttaaatatttgattttcatttcattGACTTTCTAACACATCTTTTAAAAGCTTGAAAAATCGATTTAGTGTATATAGAAATGATCTTTTCTCCCTCTTGATCCTTCCATTTAAACAACTTTctcaaattcaccattgaatttgtgagaaATGGGAAGGACCAATAGCATGTGTATAAGGCAACACATGATCTATAGAACTTTCGCATttatcttcatctttttttaaaaaaaaaaaaaaaaaaaatctgtcatTAGATCTATAGAACTCACATGTGGATCCTACATATTCAATGGggtgaatttgaaaaagagataaatgaGATATAGAGGAATAACATATCTCACAAAATCATGATTATACATGTATTGCTTTAATTTTAAGGGATTCAATTCTCGCCCCTCGTGACTCTATTATTGTTGGTGAAGTGGGAACCAATCAACCTATGAGAAAGTTCTCATTTTCCTCGGGGGTTGTAAAACATGGAATGAACACTCCTTTCAAGTCAAAAGGTTCTCTAATTGTAGATTGTTGATTGGTCATGTGCTGGATTTTGATATTGAACGTTTACTCTAAGGGcatatgttagtttaataaattgaattggaaGGATTTTCTTTCACCAATTCCTGGTTTAGTGGCTCACAACTTGCTAATTTCGTGCGTGTTGAGTTTGTACATGGTTCACATATCGTGTAAAAAATTACCGACTCTAAGTtctacacatattttttttatagttcttagaaaaataaaagacctTAGCTATAAAATTGTTAAAGTTCATCCGGTCAAATTACTTTTCATAGCTTTATCATTGAGTATGGATCCAGATCCTTTTTCTTAGCCCTAACATGAGAGCTTTGaggaaaataaacaagaaataaaagaagattAAAGAATAGGAGCCGAAAACCTTATATATCTTATTGTTTTAAGTCCAATGAATCACTTCAACCAGGTTTAAAAGAACGCATGCGGTTCTCATAATTTACACCCCTCGATCTTGTTATTGGTTCCCAACGAGCAAGTGATATTATGGTCATATCTTATCCCAGGTAGGGTAAATACTTTGCCATCCCCTCTGCCTTTTTCAagtcagaaaaaagaaaaaaggaaaaaaaataaaaaataaaaaaaatgaaacacttATTTCATTTGCCTACGCTATCAACCAGTACTCCCCATCTATCATTCATGCTTGCAAACTAACTAGCGAGAATGCAGCATACGTGAACTTTTCAAAACTCTACGTGTTGCCTTAAaggctctctctttctccttttaGTATGAGAGTGGAAAATGGTGAAGGGCAAATTAAGCCAATTATAATGTCTTTGAAGATGATGAAGGTGGTGGTGGAGAACTTGACAGGAACTCTCTTCTACATCCAGGTGAGCAATGATGCCACCCTCGCCGATCTAAAGAGGGAAATAGAGGCCCAGCAGAAGCTCCCTTTTGACCGTCAGATCCTCATCCTTGACACCAATCTTAGACCTCTCATGACTGATGATGGAGATGGGGTTTCCCTTATGGATTGTGGGGTCCAAGATGGGTCCCATATTTACCTCTTTGTCAATCCCCTAGATGATGGGTCCACCCATAATTTCGTCTTCACTTGGCCTGAATCTTTCTTGGGGTAGACGGTACACCCACTTCCCTTCCAAAACAAAATGGAAGAAGGAAATGGAAATTGCCTagtttgtttccttttctttttttaacaatttgcTTTATCTTGTTGATGATATagataacaattaataattatgtGTCAGTACGAAGAGAGTGGAGTGTAACAAAACCATTagtttcttccttttttggtTTCCCTAACATAGAATACTAGGATCGGATCGAGATCAACAATAATTCGAATAGCTTGCCAAGCACCAAATGAGAGAGGCTTCCAATGAAACCTACTTGCCCAGGCAACCCGAGATACGGAGATTATAAAGACCACATGTTTGGTCAAATTAGATTTTATTTGAGACATCTCTTATTTGAGCAGCCAACTGCAAAAAATTTCGGTCTACTATAATTAGATTTGCATTATTAATTATCTatcattctcttttcttttctttttccaatctcctcttaattgtaatttaaaaagaaaataaaaatctaatataAGACCTATTACCATCtttaattattgattattgATACTAAACTTATCACATCTCAATTTCGACTGCGACTAATAGTCCCTTTAAACACATAGAGAGGGTCTCCATCTTCAACACCATGCCATTTGAGGCTGCAATTGTCATGCATGATCCTCTGCTTGTGTATAAACAAATAATCATCAATGGGAAGTATTTTTCCGCTCAATAACAACTGCCTCAACTCATTTACAGTGCATGAGTCCTTCATTTCCAAAGGAATGCTGGCTGCATTAAGCAAGCTAGAAGAAGTTTGCACCACTACACTCAGCCGTCTTGATGAAGGCTCATCCCTCAAACGATTCATGGTCTTGGATAACACAATTATTTCGGAAAATTCGCGTACGCCGTATTCGGTTAGATTGCGAAACTCTTGTCCTAACTCTATCCCAGAACAGAAAAGTGACATTCTTTTGATGGGTGTTCCATCAACTATATGAATCTTCTCTTTCAGGCTACCCACAGTTTCTGATGTGTCTACCTCCATGTTAAACTGCCTGCCTGAAAATTTCACAGTAATTTGGATTCTCCTACAATAGTT
This window of the Corylus avellana chromosome ca5, CavTom2PMs-1.0 genome carries:
- the LOC132181586 gene encoding uncharacterized protein LOC132181586 produces the protein MRVIIVIGTHEFVIEVGLQEPVLDIKRKIEQLFGVPLASQTLSVSGWELVDGLDMEDYPIITECTKIDLTIKSMLVSPPSNYCRRIQITVKFSGRQFNMEVDTSETVGSLKEKIHIVDGTPIKRMSLFCSGIELGQEFRNLTEYGVREFSEIIVLSKTMNRLRDEPSSRRLSVVVQTSSSLLNAASIPLEMKDSCTVNELRQLLLSGKILPIDDYLFIHKQRIMHDNCSLKWHGVEDGDPLYVFKGTISRSRN